GATTGCTACGAGCGACGATGCCTAAATCAGCACGTAAAGCGGCACTATATAAAGTACTACTTACTTGGCAAACACCACCACCAGCGCTTTGTACAACTTTCCCTTGTAAATATACAGCTGCGGATTTATATCCGTGTGCAGCATCTGTAACACCAACGCGCCCATTAAAGCTAAATGTTTCATCGGGTGCAACAATCGCGCCGCTTAAAGTGTTAGCTGATTTATTTACGTTAAAGGATTGGCTCCCATTTCGCCCTGCCATAGGAGTAGAGTATTCAGCAATGACTTCTTTAATCCCCATATTTTGAACATCTTCCGTAGAACGTTCTGGTTTTATAGTGGCAATTGGTAACGCAATATTTTGTGTATTAGCAGCAATTGCCTGTTGTGTTAAATCTTTTAGTTTTTCTTTATCAATTTTTTCCCCATTTTGACTTTGACTAATATTGACGGTTGTTCCTGAGATGCTTAAATCAGCGTTGACGGGATCTTTTAAAGTTTCATTATATTTATCCTTTATAAAAGCTTCATAAGTCTTTGTATTTAATTGCGGTGTTAATTTATAGTCGCGCTTTAACTCCCCGTTTTCAGCTTGCTTTCGCATTTTGTAGCGATCCATAATATTGCCTTCTTGTTCTTTAAAGATATTTTTAACGATATCTTTTTCTTTATAATCTACACCTAGTTCTTCCCATGTATATGTTTGCGTATTGTCTTGAAATGTGTAGGTAAGGGATGTACTGTTTAATTCATTTGCTTTTTTTTGAATAATTTCTTGAATGTCTTTTTTATTTTTTCCATCAAGAGAAATACCTTCAAATGTAGTATGTGGTAATGCAGTCGTATTTAATTGTTTATTTAATTTTGATACGTACTGATAACTACCAATTCCACCTGCACAAAGTATTATGCCCCCAGCAATAGCGGAACCGATTAGTAATTTGCGTAGCTTCATTTATTTCCCCCCCAGAAATTAATGTATAGATATATGTATTACATTTTTCGTATAAAAATGATGATAATAGTACTATGTGTGTACTATTATACTATTATTTTCATTGTGTGTGTAATATTTCTATAAAAAACGTTACATTGTTGTAACAATTGTCTCTTTTTGTCACAATTTGCGAAAAAATATACGGTTGTTTTAGAATGTATAATAAAAAGGCTGCTTAGAAATTTCTAGCAGCCTTTTTATTATAATTTTTTATGCTCACTTTTATTCGTAACACCAAGATGTTCCTTTAACGTCTTGGATATGTCATGGACACTTTTCTCATTAGGAACGTAGTAGTAAATACCACCTATATATTTATCGGTACCTTCCACTTGTAACTTGTCCATGTTTAAGTTTGAACCCATTGTACTCTTTGTAATAGTCATCATATCATCAAAAGTTAAGTTTGTTTTTAAGTCTTTATCCAAAGCGTCTAATAAGCTTCCGATTTTGTTAACGGAATTGATTGATAGTGCTTTTTGGGCAATAGCTTCTAGAACAAGCTGTTGACGCTGACCACGCATATAATCGCTATCAATATGACGAGTTCTAGCTAGCGCGAGTGCTTCTTCGCCATTTAAATGTTGACGTCCTTTTTTCAGGTGAATCGCATCAGGCTCGTCCTTACTGTTTTGTTCTGTGAATTCAACAGGAACGTCGACGGTAATACCACCAAGTGAATCGACAATTTTAATAAACGATTTAAAGTTGAATTTTACATAATAATCAACGGGAACATTTAAAAAGTTCTCTACAGTATCAATGGTGCTATCTACACCACCAAATACGTGGGCATGTGTAATTTTATCGTATTTATCACGCGACTTAATGTAGACACGAGAGTCACGTGGAATACTAACAAGTTTGACGGATTTATCATTTTTATTAATCGTAGCCAATAGTAATGCATCTGTACGAGTCGCTTTACCGTAATCTTTTTCGCGAATATCACTTTCATCAACACCCATAATAAGAATGGAAACATTATCTGTCATAGGTTTAACGGCTTTTTCGCGTTTGTCGGATTTATCGCCTCTACTTAGTTCAGAGTAGGCATTGCTTACGATGGATTTTGCTTTACTGTATATATGGAAGGAATAACCTCCAAATCCAATTATCACAATAAGTAGTGGGATGAGAATGAACCATAGTAGACGTTTTCTCTTTGTGCGTCCATTTAAGGTTCGATTAATTTCTTTCATATCGGATTTCATCATTTGTTCTCCTTTAAACTTATCAAGGTGTATATTTCTATGATGTGTATTCAAACACATAACAGATATTGTACGCTAAATAACAGACATTGTACATGTATAAAAAATAGATGTCGCGATTATTTATGAGACATCTATTCGTTATTGTATACAAAAGATAAGGAGAAGACCACGCTTAAATTTTGCCTAATTAAAGCATAATGCTTACAATAATCGCAGATAAAATGCTAACAAGAGTTGCCCCGTATAACAATTTCAAACCGAAGCGAGCGACGACATTTCCTTGTTCTTCATTCAATCCTTTTACCGCACCTGAAATGATACCGATAGAAGAAAAGTTTGCGAAGGAGACAAGAAAGACAGAGATGATACCTACTGTACGAGCGGACAGACTGTTAGCGAGTTTGCTGAGATCCATCATAGCTACAAATTCGTTCGTTACGAGCTTTGTAGCCATAATACTTCCCGCTGTGACCATTTCAGAACTTGGCACACCGATAAGAAATGCAATTGGAGAGAAGACATAACCTATCAGCTGCTGAAATGTGATACCAAAGATAATAAGAAATAAGTCGTTAATACAACTCATTAAAGCGACGAATCCAATAAGCATAGCACCGACAACAATTGCTACGCGAAATCCATCGAGAATATATTCTCCAAGCATTTCAAAAAAGCTT
The DNA window shown above is from Bacillus clarus and carries:
- a CDS encoding LCP family protein — encoded protein: MMKSDMKEINRTLNGRTKRKRLLWFILIPLLIVIIGFGGYSFHIYSKAKSIVSNAYSELSRGDKSDKREKAVKPMTDNVSILIMGVDESDIREKDYGKATRTDALLLATINKNDKSVKLVSIPRDSRVYIKSRDKYDKITHAHVFGGVDSTIDTVENFLNVPVDYYVKFNFKSFIKIVDSLGGITVDVPVEFTEQNSKDEPDAIHLKKGRQHLNGEEALALARTRHIDSDYMRGQRQQLVLEAIAQKALSINSVNKIGSLLDALDKDLKTNLTFDDMMTITKSTMGSNLNMDKLQVEGTDKYIGGIYYYVPNEKSVHDISKTLKEHLGVTNKSEHKKL
- a CDS encoding VanW family protein, with translation MKLRKLLIGSAIAGGIILCAGGIGSYQYVSKLNKQLNTTALPHTTFEGISLDGKNKKDIQEIIQKKANELNSTSLTYTFQDNTQTYTWEELGVDYKEKDIVKNIFKEQEGNIMDRYKMRKQAENGELKRDYKLTPQLNTKTYEAFIKDKYNETLKDPVNADLSISGTTVNISQSQNGEKIDKEKLKDLTQQAIAANTQNIALPIATIKPERSTEDVQNMGIKEVIAEYSTPMAGRNGSQSFNVNKSANTLSGAIVAPDETFSFNGRVGVTDAAHGYKSAAVYLQGKVVQSAGGGVCQVSSTLYSAALRADLGIVARSNHSMPVHYLPLGQDAAVADYGPDLKFKNNTGKHIYIQAFSNGGSITARIFGTPTGKNVEVSSKVISDTENKITAVTYKKVTQNGEVISNGQISKSVYKKA